The bacterium genome includes a region encoding these proteins:
- a CDS encoding type I restriction endonuclease subunit R: QAIARVNRPYEDEEGRKKPCGFVLDFVGIFDKLEKALSFDSVDIAGVIQDIAALKHAFAEKMQQARDNYLSLIKGLTADKAVEKVLEFFIEESKRQDYYLFFRELQDLYEILSPDAFLREYLDDFETLARMYRILREAYETKIPLNRDFARKTATLIADHTKVGVIKPALEIYEINENTLSLIEKSRVSDTEKIFNIIKSIEYVLNSKGKTSPYLISIAEKAEVILKMYKERQKTTEETLEELKKLIVEIHSAQEEQGKKGMSPEVFTVYWILKQKSIPKPEELANEIKTVFARYPYWKTSETQEKEVRQEFYALIMKEGFKNLEMLSQIIEDMIKKLKGIS, translated from the coding sequence CAGGCTATTGCACGAGTGAATAGACCTTACGAGGATGAAGAAGGAAGAAAGAAACCCTGCGGTTTTGTTCTTGATTTTGTCGGAATTTTTGACAAGCTTGAGAAAGCCCTGTCGTTCGATTCAGTTGATATTGCAGGCGTGATACAAGATATTGCAGCGTTGAAACATGCGTTTGCCGAAAAAATGCAACAGGCAAGAGATAACTATTTGAGTCTGATAAAAGGCTTAACAGCTGATAAGGCAGTGGAGAAAGTTTTAGAGTTTTTTATTGAGGAAAGTAAAAGACAGGATTATTACCTCTTCTTCCGTGAACTACAGGACTTATACGAGATACTTTCACCGGATGCTTTTTTGCGAGAATATCTAGATGATTTTGAGACTTTAGCAAGAATGTATAGAATTCTCAGGGAAGCGTATGAGACCAAAATCCCTCTGAATAGAGATTTTGCAAGGAAAACTGCTACACTCATAGCTGACCATACCAAAGTAGGAGTCATAAAACCTGCTCTGGAAATATATGAGATAAACGAAAATACTCTATCACTTATTGAGAAGAGTAGAGTGTCTGATACAGAGAAAATATTTAATATTATAAAAAGCATTGAGTATGTCTTGAATAGTAAAGGAAAAACCTCACCCTATCTTATATCAATAGCAGAAAAGGCAGAAGTAATCTTAAAAATGTATAAAGAAAGACAGAAGACTACCGAGGAGACATTAGAAGAATTGAAGAAACTTATAGTGGAGATACACTCTGCCCAGGAAGAACAGGGTAAAAAAGGAATGTCTCCTGAAGTATTTACAGTGTATTGGATATTAAAACAGAAATCCATTCCTAAACCAGAAGAACTTGCGAATGAAATAAAAACAGTGTTTGCGAGGTATCCCTATTGGAAAACAAGCGAAACACAAGAGAAGGAGGTAAGGCAAGAATTTTATGCCTTGATAATGAAGGAAGGGTTTAAAAATTTAGAAATGTTAAGCCAAATAATAGAAGATATGATAAAAAAACTCAAAGGGATAAGCTAA